In Planctomycetota bacterium, one DNA window encodes the following:
- a CDS encoding response regulator produces MHLLAVDDDPIALELLSSALADTGHTVHSALSGADALALIRKQPIHLVISDWMMPDMDGVALCRRIRAESYGRYIYIIMVTARDAADDLMEAFRAGADDYMAKPFDPAILRVRIRAAERVLSLQAREVAVFALARLAEWRDPETSFHLQRIREYVRILGEKLAHSGDFNGAITSSFVENLVHTSPLHDIGKVGIPDAVLFKRARLNASEFQLMQRHTLIGAATLEAASHQCPEADYLLMARDIALCHHERFDGKGYPHSLAGDRIPLCARIVALADVYDALTNRRVYKKGYPHEVAREIIRQEQGKHFDPRVAAAFLAAEDAFLAVQVPRDPGALSDAPCTAQHDFALEEITGTLGPHVQPDTPTDAHPDRAGSLAESRAVGKEVVSDQGPVADVVCQTAAAEPHPLSLLVVGPAAQVRQALSEIPGGKGLPAMSAEWVGGPDEAREKLGARRYDAIVIDLSLAASGGTALIRRLCSAAPDVPVVGVGDARDEALETSVLRAGAQDCIFEEGLRHDLLGRTILHAIERHRLLEEVRALSLTDELTGVYNRRGLFALAEQQLMLDARMGWQTGLLYADVDNMKQINDTQGHAAGDQALRTVADAMRRAFRASDIIARVGGDEFAVVAAHASERFNDALAARFQEALARKHQENGHPYELRVSVGTVVCPPGARVALDTLLAEAEAAMYRAKRHRPHRVPLETSAR; encoded by the coding sequence GTGCACCTGCTCGCCGTGGACGACGACCCCATCGCACTGGAACTGCTGTCTTCGGCCCTGGCCGATACAGGCCACACGGTGCACTCTGCCCTGAGCGGAGCGGATGCTTTGGCCCTCATCCGCAAGCAGCCGATCCATCTGGTGATCTCGGACTGGATGATGCCGGACATGGACGGCGTGGCGCTCTGCCGCCGCATCCGCGCGGAGTCCTATGGCCGGTACATCTACATCATCATGGTCACAGCGCGGGACGCGGCCGACGACCTGATGGAGGCCTTCCGCGCCGGGGCCGACGACTACATGGCCAAGCCCTTCGATCCTGCCATCCTGCGCGTGCGCATTCGCGCGGCGGAGCGCGTGCTGTCGCTCCAGGCGCGCGAGGTGGCCGTCTTTGCATTGGCCCGCCTGGCAGAGTGGCGCGACCCCGAGACGTCGTTCCACCTCCAGAGAATCCGCGAATATGTCCGCATCCTGGGAGAGAAACTTGCCCATTCCGGCGATTTCAACGGAGCAATCACGTCGTCCTTCGTCGAGAACCTGGTCCACACCTCGCCGCTGCACGACATCGGCAAGGTCGGCATCCCCGACGCCGTCCTCTTCAAGCGCGCGCGCCTGAACGCTTCGGAGTTCCAGCTCATGCAGCGCCACACGCTCATCGGGGCGGCCACGCTCGAGGCGGCGTCGCATCAGTGCCCCGAGGCCGACTATCTGCTCATGGCGCGCGACATTGCGCTGTGCCACCACGAGCGCTTCGATGGCAAGGGATACCCTCACAGCCTGGCAGGCGATCGCATTCCCCTGTGTGCCCGCATTGTCGCCTTGGCCGATGTCTACGACGCTCTCACGAACCGCAGAGTCTACAAGAAGGGCTACCCGCACGAGGTGGCGCGCGAGATCATCCGTCAGGAGCAGGGCAAACATTTCGACCCGCGCGTTGCCGCAGCGTTCCTGGCAGCCGAAGATGCCTTCCTCGCGGTGCAGGTGCCCCGTGACCCCGGGGCGCTCAGCGACGCCCCTTGCACGGCGCAGCATGACTTCGCTCTTGAGGAGATCACCGGGACGCTTGGCCCACATGTGCAGCCGGACACGCCGACTGACGCCCACCCGGACCGCGCCGGCAGCCTGGCCGAGTCGCGCGCAGTGGGCAAGGAGGTCGTCTCAGACCAAGGTCCCGTGGCAGATGTCGTCTGCCAGACCGCGGCAGCCGAACCCCACCCCCTCTCGCTGCTCGTTGTAGGGCCTGCGGCGCAAGTCAGGCAAGCCTTGAGCGAAATCCCCGGAGGCAAGGGCCTGCCCGCCATGTCCGCCGAGTGGGTGGGAGGTCCGGACGAGGCCCGCGAGAAGCTGGGAGCTCGACGCTACGATGCGATCGTCATTGATCTCTCGCTGGCTGCCTCAGGCGGGACCGCGCTGATCCGCCGTCTCTGCTCGGCGGCTCCCGACGTTCCGGTCGTTGGCGTGGGAGATGCCCGCGACGAGGCCCTGGAGACCAGCGTGTTGCGAGCCGGCGCGCAAGATTGCATCTTCGAGGAGGGGCTGCGGCACGACCTTCTCGGACGGACCATTCTCCACGCCATCGAGCGTCACCGTCTCCTGGAGGAGGTGCGCGCGCTCTCGCTCACCGACGAACTGACAGGCGTCTACAACCGCCGGGGGCTGTTCGCGCTCGCGGAACAGCAGCTGATGCTCGACGCGCGGATGGGATGGCAGACGGGCCTGCTGTATGCCGACGTGGATAACATGAAGCAGATCAACGACACCCAGGGCCACGCGGCGGGCGACCAGGCCCTGCGCACCGTGGCAGACGCCATGCGCCGCGCCTTCCGGGCGTCGGATATCATCGCACGGGTCGGCGGCGACGAGTTTGCCGTCGTGGCAGCCCATGCGAGTGAGAGGTTCAATGATGCGCTTGCCGCGCGTTTCCAGGAGGCCCTCGCGCGCAAGCACCAGGAGAACGGCCACCCCTATGAGCTGAGAGTGAGCGTGGGCACGGTAGTGTGCCCCCCGGGTGCGCGGGTCGCCTTGGACACCCTCCTGGCAGAGGCCGAGGCCGCCATGTACAGGGCAAAGCGACATCGGCCTCACCGTGTCCCTCTGGAGACATCCGCGCGGTAG
- a CDS encoding Hpt domain-containing protein, which translates to MVGGDTFDSSRLLAWCGERRLAVNLVRLFVEQVSVTLRGVDERLVVGDTAGVAALAHKLKGAAGQLTADSLSTIAGRMVEIALAGNVGQGRELLEQLRAEARSFVTAASQALGHSFDDALVSR; encoded by the coding sequence ATGGTGGGTGGGGATACCTTCGATAGCTCACGGCTACTGGCTTGGTGCGGCGAGAGGCGCCTTGCCGTCAACCTGGTCAGGCTGTTCGTGGAGCAGGTCTCGGTGACACTTCGGGGCGTTGATGAGCGCCTGGTGGTGGGTGACACGGCGGGCGTGGCCGCGTTGGCCCACAAGCTCAAGGGAGCCGCGGGGCAGCTCACGGCCGACAGCCTCTCCACAATCGCGGGCAGGATGGTGGAAATCGCCCTCGCCGGCAATGTCGGTCAAGGGCGGGAATTGTTGGAGCAACTGCGCGCCGAGGCCCGCTCGTTTGTCACCGCGGCGTCGCAGGCTCTCGGGCATTCCTTCGACGATGCCCTGGTCAGCCGCTAG